TGATGCCACCACTCCATGAAAAAAACCGTCAGACGTATCGAGCCTACCAACAGAAATCTTCCAGCTTGACGCACAAGCCCGAAGCTACTTCGCCGTAAAGATTACCTGTACCGGCAGGCTCTTCGGCGGATAGCACGCCGCATGATCGCATGCTTGATACCGAAGCGTTCCATCCACACTATGCGTCCCCGCCTCAGCCACCACCGGCAGCCTCACGGTAAACGTCCCCGTGTAAACGTCAAGCTTCTCCGTCGGATCGAAGCTAAAGCTGTAGGACGTACCAGTCGGATACTCAACCGCCTCAGCCTTCACTCCAGTCGCCGGCTGCAACTCTATCCTGGTCGGAATCAACAGCTCCGACTTGGGCGTGTGCGAGTTCACATGGTAGCCATCCAGCACGCGAAAGTGCAGCTCCACCACGCTGCGCTTGCCTGCAACGACATTCTGCTGATCAGCCCCATACACAACATACGACTTCGGCTTCACGACCGGAGCATCAAGATTGCCCACCTGCTGCGCCGCCAACCCGATTGGCAACGCGATCAACAACCCCGCAAACAATCCCGTCACTGTCCACCCGCCGCCGTCGTCGCTCCCGAAGCAACAATCTTCTTGATGTGCGCTTCGATCTCATCCTTGCTTCCGAGCCCAGCCGTCTCCTCGACGATCACGCCGTTCTTGTCGACATAGAACGACATCGGCAGATAGTCCATCCCATCCGGTCCGCCATAAGCCTTTTGGATCTTCCCATCGGTGAGCAAAATGGGATAAGTCACCCCTGTCTTCTGCGCCACCTTTGCGATCGCATCCTTGCCCGCATCGACATCATCCGCCAGCCCGAGTATCTCCAAACCCTGCGCCGCATACTGTTTGCGAAACTCTTCAAACCACGGCATCTCCACCTTGCAGGGCCCGCACCAAGTCGCCCAGAAGTTCACCAGAACGGGCCGGCCCTTATAGTCGCTCAGCGAAACCTTCTTACCATCCAGCGTCACGAGCGTGAAGCCAGGGGCAACCTTGCCACGCATCTGCATCGCCTCTGCTTCGGGCGACTGGGAATCTGTCTGCGCCGCCGGCCCCGCCTTCTCCGGCACAAGAACCACGTGGTTCTCCTGGGCCTGCTGCATCGCAAGCCTCCGCTCGCGCAGATTGTGCCATCCCGCCCACAACAGCAGCGCAATCCCAACCACCATCACACCAAAGACCAATCCACTCCGCTTCACGTGAGAAATCCTTTCAGCACGAACCTCGCGCCACACCAGTAGTTTAGACGCAAAGACCCCATAAACGATGCACCGGCAGCTTTCTCTGCAAGTTACACGACCCTCTCGTAGCCGAACCTCGAAAACGCACATCAGTCTTGCTCCGACGCAGACCTCTGCTAGCATCGACATGGTTCAGCCACTATGTCCAGCAAAGCCACCGCCCCATCCGATTCCCCGCGTCCCTCCGAGTTCGTCCGCATCGAAGCCGCCGCGCTCAACGAGCTAGCCCACCGCCTCGACACCACGCTGCTCGCCCCGTTTACCGAGGCGATCAATCATCTGCTTCAAGCCGCTACCAATCAAAGCCGAGTCATCGTCACCGGCATCGGCAAGAGCGGCATCATCGCGCGCAAGATCGCCGCCACTCTACGCTCCACCGGGACCCCGGCACACTTCCTGCACGCTGCCGAAGCGATTCACGGCGACCTCGGCATGCTCACCTCCGGCGGTGTCGTCCTGGCCCTCTCTTACAGCGGCGAAACGGAAGAGCTGCTCCGTCTCCTCCCCACGCTCAAGCGCCTCAACACCACACTGGTCGCCATCAGCGGCTGCGGCACCTCCACCCTCGCCCAGGCCAGCAACATCTTCCTCGACGCGAGCGTCTCTGTCGAAGCCTGCACCCTCAACCTCGCGCCCACCGCCTCCACCACCGTCATGCTCGCTCTCGGCGACGCCCTCGCCCTCGAAGTAAGCCGCCTCCGTCAATGGAAGGTCGAAGACTTCGCCGACCTCCATCCCGGCGGCCGCATCGGCAGACGGCTCGCCCGCGTCCGCGAGCTGATGCACACCGGCGATGCCCTCCCACAGGTCAGCGAATCCACGCCCATGCCGCAGGTCATCTATGAGATGTCGCGAAAAAAGCTCGGCATGACCACCGTCCTAAAAGACGGTCATTTAGCCGGTATGATCTCCGATGGCGACCTCCGCCGACTCCTCGAGCGCGACGGATCCCACGCCCTCGAACACACAGCCGCCGAAATCATGAACTCCCATCCCCACACGATTGAAGGCAGCGCCCTGGCCTCCTCAGCACTGGCCCTCATGGAGGACAAAAAGATCACCTCACTCATCGTCGTAGGCCCGGGTAGTCAGGTAGAAGGCGTCGTCCATCTCCACGACCTATGGACCCTGCAACTCACCTGATCCCGAAGCCGCATCGAACAATCAGTGTCATGTAATCTCGGCACCAATCAGGGAGCCAGCGTTGCCTCTCCATTGCCCTTCATTCCCTGCACACAATGGGGTAGAGGCCCACCCAGCAACCCCTTTGCACAAGCGATGAGTCGATCAGGACGTGACAAACAAATCGCATCAAACTTTCCATCCTGAAGCGGAAATTCAGTCCCCGCTTCGGATAGAACCATCAAAACTTTCGTCGTCTTGCAACACTTACGGATATCATCTGCGATCGACTCCACCTCACCCTCCAGAAGCGAATGACAGAGGACCACAAGATCCGGCCGTTCACTCTTTACCCTTCCGACCGCCTGCGACCCCAGGCAGTAGTTCACTTCGGCGCGGGTCTTCCTGAGCACGGCAGCCCGCGTTCCTAACAAGCGAACGTCCTGTCCCACCAAAAGAATCTTCGGCACGGTCGTCTCCGAATGGGCGTCTTCGACGCGTTTGAGCAAATCAAGAAGTGTGTTGGGTCTACGCAATCGCCCAGTGAGCCTAACAGAATACGAGCATCCTTTCAATCTCCTATTCGACATAACTCAATTCTGCTAAAAATTTTTTGGTAATGATCCGATCGTACGCAGAAGTAACAATGCTGTAGCACTCGCACGCCCTCCCGATCAGCGCCGGGCGATCCAAAATGTTGATCTTTCCGCGGCTGTACCCGATGACACCGGCTCTCTGCAGATCTCCGGCCGCCACCGTCACCGTCGACCGCTGCACCCCCAGCATTTGCGCCAGAAACTCCTGCGTCAGGTTCAACGACTCCGATTCCATCCGGTCGGCAGAGGTGAGCAGCCATCGCGCCAGCCTCGCATCCACCTCGTGCATCCGGTTGCACAGCACCGACTGAGACGTCTGTGCAAGTTGTAAATAGGCGAACGAATGTACGAGCCGCTGTAGCATTCCACCCTTCAAAAACTGATCGCGCACGATGGAAGATCGGATTCGTAGCCCCTCGCCTACTCCCTGCATCAACACCGAGTGCGACATTTGAGGCTGATCCAGAAGCGCCGGCAGCCCCGAGAATCCCTCACGGCCAATCACTCCAACCTCTACTGATTCGCCTTTCTCGGTTAGCGCATCGGTCGAGATCAGGCCGCTATTCAAAAAATAGATAAACTCGACAGGTTCGTTGGGTTCGGAGAGACGCGTGCCTAACGGCAGTTCCACAGGCACAAGAAACTTGGCCAACGCCTCATACTCGGCATCCGGCAACTGAGCCAGCATGAGATTTCTTGGTCGCGGTAGTGACTCAGTCATAGTGTGGTTATTTCGCACCCCGAGGTCCTTTGCACGAGAGTCGCCTCTCTAGCCGCAAAGACGAGTTGCCCACACATTGCAGGGCGGGTAGATGCGATTGATTGGACTCTACGCTTTATCAAGATAGAAAGTATGTCGCATGAACGACATAGCGAATAGAATGCAGACCTAACCCCATTGCATGCCCCATCAACCCGAACAAACCTCGTCCCCAAATAAATCCGAAGTCACCCGGTTTAGAATGGAGGCTCATCTTAAAATGCTCACGCAGCCACGATGCGATGGGCCGGAAAGCGCCTTTTTTGACAATGCATCGTTGGTCTCAACTTTTTATCCCCACCCTCCGTGAAGCACCCGCAGATGCCGAAGTCGCCAGCCACAAGCTTCTCCTCCGCGCCGGTTATATCCGCCAACTCGGCGCTGGCATCTACAGCTACCTCTTCCTCGGCAATCGTTCCGTCAACAAGATCGTCGCCATCGTGCGCGAAGAGATGGACCGCATCGGCCAGGAGTTCCTGCTCCCCGCACTGAACCCTAAAGAAGTCTGGGAGGCCAGCGGCCGGTGGTCCGGCATGGGCGAAAACATGTTCCGTCTCAAGGACCGCAAGGGCGCCGAGCTCTGCCTCGCAATGACCCACGAGGAGATCGTCACCGACATCGCTCGCAAGGAACTCCGCAGCTACAAACAGCTCCCCCAGATCTGGTACCAGATCCAAACCAAGTTCCGCGACGAGCCCCGTCCCAAATCCGGCCTGCTTCGCGTCCGCCAGTTCCTCATGAAGGACGCCTACTCCTTCGACATCGATGAAGCCGGCCTCGACATCTCCTACAACAAACACGATCAGGCCTACCGCCGCATCTTCACTCGCTGCGGCCTGCAGTTCGTCGCCGTCGACGCCGACTCCGGCGCCATGGGCGGCTCCGCCTCGCAGGAGTTCATGGTCTACACCGACGCAGGCGAAGATCTCATAGCCAGCAGCGCCTCAGGCTACGCCGCCAACCTCGAAAAGGCCACCTCGCAGCTTGCTCCCGTCGATGACCTCGCCCCCACCGGCGACGGCCTCCCCGAGCTTGTCCATACCCCAGGCCAGCGCACCATCGACGAGGTCGGAGCCTTCCTCAACCTCGCCCCGGTCCATCAGATCAAGACCATGGCCTATATGGCCGAACTCAAAGAATCAGACCACGCCAAACTCGGCAAACTCCGCCCCGTCGTAGTCTTCCTGCGCGGCGACCACTCCATCAACGAAGCAAAGCTCCTTCTCCTGGCCGGCGGTGAACTCCGCCCCATGGTCACCGAAGAGATCGAAGCCACCTTCAAAGCACCCGCAGGATATCTCGGTCCCATCGGCCTCGAAGCCGCTCCGCACCCAAAGAAACCCGGCACCCTGGTCATCCTCGACAAAGCCCTCGAAGGCCGCACCAACCTTATCGCCGGAGCCAACAAAGAGGAGTATCACCTCCGCAACGTCACGCCCACCCGCGACTTCAAGTCCACCCTCGTCGCCGACGTCCGCAACATCATCGAAGGCGAACTCGATCCCATCGGCGGTCAGCCCCTGCGTCTCGGCACGGCGGTCGAGATCGGCCACATCTTTAAACTAGGCAACAAATACACGACAAGCATGGGAGCCTCTGTCCTCAACCGTGACGGCAAAGAGGTCACTCCGATCATGGGCTGCTACGGCATCGGCATCGAACGCATCCTCACCGCGGCGATCGAAACTTCCGCCGCCGCCAACCAGGGTGCAAGCTACGTTCTTCACCCCGCCATCGCCCCCTTCCAGGTCGTCGTCACCATCACCAACGTTGGTGACGAGGCCCTCCTCGCCGCAGGTGAAAAAATAGCAGCGGACCTCGAAGCCGCTGGTGTTGACGTCCTCCTCGACGACCGCGACGAGCGCGCAGGCGTCAAGTTCAAAGACGCCGATCTCGTTGGAATCCCTTACCGAATCAATATTGGTCGCGGAGTCGCCGAGGGCAAGGTAGAATTTCTCGACCGTCTCCGGAGCGTCACCGAAGACGTCGCCATCAACGAGGTTACCGCGAAGGTATCCGGCCAGATAACCTCTACGCTGAACAACTCGCTCCCCGCAGCTGGCCTCTAAACGTCCAACGAAAGAGCATCTTGCCAGTCAAACTCAAATACGGCAGCAACGCCCGCACCGGCACCAAAGCTCTAGCTCTGGAGTCACGTCTTCTACGCATCGCGCTCATCACGTTGCTTGCCATTCTGGTAGTCGGCTGCAGCGTCTTCGGCTACTTCTACTACCACTACCAACGCGTTGTCGATGACCGCATCGCCGCCGGCCCCATCTTCGCCAGCGTCTCGCAGATCTACGCCGCGCCGCGCGAGGTCCGTGCCGGACAGAAGCTCTCCGCCGCAGCCATTGCCGCCGACCTGCGTCAGGCAGGCTACAACGCCAACTCCCACCTCGGCACCTACCAGCTCAACGCTGACAACATCTTCATCAAACCCGGCCCCGAGAGCTACCACAACACCGACGGCGCCACCATCAACACCTCCGGCGGAGTCGTCCAAAGCATCACTGCCGAAAACGGAGTGACCCTCAGCGCCTACGAGCTTGAGCCTCAACTCATCACCGCCCTCTCCGAAGACAAAAACCGCACCAAGCGCCGCCTCGTCTCCTACGACGAGATCCCTCCCCGCATGGTGCAGGCCGTCATCGCCATCGAAGACCGCGACTTCTTCAACCACGGCGGTATCAACTATCTCCGTATCGCCAAATGCGCCTTCTCCGACCTCGTCACTCACCATCGCACCTGCGGCGGCTCCACACTCACCCAGCAGCTCGCGAAAAATCTCTTCCTCTCGCCCGAAAAGCGCATCAAGCGCAAGATGATCGAGATCCTCATCACCTTCCAGCTCGAAGCCCGCTTCAACAAAAAGCAGATCTTCGAGATGTACGCGAATGAGATCAACCTCGGCCAGCGCGGCAGCTACGCTATCAACGGCTTCGGTGAGGCCGCACAGACCTTCTTCGGCAAGAACCTCCAGCAGCTCGACCTCGCCGAGTCCGCTCTCCTCGCCGGCACCATCCAGTCACCCACTCGCCTCAACCCCTACCGGCATCCCGAGCGCGCCATGGAGCGCCGCAACGTAGTCCTCGACTCCATGGTCGAAACCGGCGCCATCACCGCCAGTCAGGCGCAAGCCGCAAAGGCCGAGCCCCTCCGCCTCGCGCCGCCCAACATTGACGCCAGTGAAGCCCCCTACTTCGTCGACCTCGTCCACGACCAGCTCGTCAAGCACATCGGCGACCAGGACATCGCCCACCAGAGCCTCCGCATCTACACCTCGCTCGATCCCGAACTTCAACGCGTCGCCTCCGAGGCCGTCGAGATCGGAATGAAGAACGTTGACGAGCTCGTCCGCAAACTGCACAAGACGCCCAAGGGCGAACAGCCCGGCCCCATCACTTATCCCCAGGTTGCCCTCGTCGCCATCAACCCCCACACCGGACAGATCCTCGCCCTCGTAGGCGGCCGCAACTACGGCCTCTCCCAGCTCAACCACGCCGTCTCCCAGCGCCCCACCGGCTCCATCTTCAAACCCTTCGTCTACGCCGCGGCCTACAACAGCTCCCTCAACGGCCTCTCGCTCAGCAGCGAAGACGGCGGCGGGGGCGTCTTCACTGCTCTCACACAACTCAACGATGAAGAGACCACCTTCACCTACGACAATGGCCGCCAAACCTACACGCCAAAGAACCTCATCAGCGGCTATAAAGGCGACGTCACCGCAGCATACGCTCTCGCTCACTCCCTCAACGCGGCCACTGTTCAGCTGGGCCAGATGGTAGGTTTCGACAACGTTGCCGCGCTGGCCCGTTCTTCCGGCATCACCAACGCCCGCGGCACTCCTTCGGTTGCCATCGGCACCTACAATGCCACACCAATCGACATGGCGGGCGCCTACACGGTCTTCGCCAACAACGGCGTCCACCTTACCCCGTGGATGCTCGCCTCCGTCCGTAACGCGAGCGGCGACATCGTCTCCGACTTCTCTCCCGAGGCCAAGCAAGTCATGGATCCTCGCGCCGCCTACCTCACCCAGTCGCTGCTCGAAGGCGTAATGAACTACGGCACCGCCGCCGCCGTCAGAGGCCATGGCTTCACCGCACCAGCCGCCGGCAAGACCGGAACCAGTCACGACGCCTGGTTCGCCGGCTACACCTCCAACCTCATCTGCATCATCTGGGTCGGCAACGACGACTACACCGACGTCAAGATCGAGGGCGCACACGCCGCCGAACCGATCTGGACCGAGTTCATGAAGCGCGCCATCCAACTCCCCCAGTACTCCGACGTCAAGCCCTTCTCCCCACCCGAGGGCATCACCACCGCCCGCATCGACAAGACCTCGAACCTCCTGGCCGACTCCACCTGCCCCAGCAACATCCTCTACGCCGCCTTCCTCGACGGCACTGCCCCAACCAACACCTGCAGCCAGATGAGCGAAAGCCCCCAAAACCTCATCCAGAAGATCCTCGGCATAGGCGGCAGCAAATCAGAGACACCCCCACCGCCGCCCACCACCGGCGCCCCCATCGTGCGCGTCACACCTAACACCCCACCCGACGGCAACGCCCCCGACACCACCCAGCAGCCTGTCCAACCCAAGAAGAAAAACTTCCTGCAGAAGATCTTCGGCGGCGGCAAAGATAAAGACAAACAGCAACCGCAGCCGCAACCCACCCCGCCACCGCAATAAACAATCGTGCCCTCAAGCTCAGCTATCTAGCACCCAATCTTCCCGCGCCGCACAGCCCTCGCCCTTCCCACTGGAGCAGCCGACTCCCCATCCCCACCCAAGGCTGACACTCCGGACACCAATACGTCGACCGAGCCGGGTGCCCCATATCTCGATCTTGAGATGTGGGCATTCGCGCGAAGTCGCGAACCGTCGTAACTCGTTTCCGCAGCGATCCTCGGAAACGTCATGACTACAGACAGCTAGCACCCAATCTTCCCCCGCCGGACCACAGCCACCCTCCCCACCGGAGCAGCCGTCTCGCCCATCCCCACCCAAGGCTGGCACTCCGGACACCAATAGGTAGACCGCGCCTGCAGCCCCTGCTTCCGCATCATCACGGTCGCGCCACACCGCCGGCACTCTTGCCCCTGCCGTCCATACACCCACAGCCTCTCCTCGCGATTCGACGAGTGCGTCGTCCGCCGGTTCCCCGAATAAGTCACAATCCCGTCCTCTCCTCCCAGAGAAGAAGACCCATCCACCACATTCGCCTTCATGTATCTCCGAGACACCTCCACCATCACCTCCCTCTCTAGCGAAGTAATCGTCCTCATCGCGCGAAACGGATTCACTCCCGCCGCAAACGCCACCTCGCTCTTATAAACGTTCCCCAACCCCGCCAGCACCCGCTGATTCAGCAACACCACAGCAATCTCCGCCTCAGGATTCTCCCTCCCATACCCAGCCAGCCGAGCCACCCCACCTTCCACAGTAAAGTCATCGCTCAGCACATCCGGCCCCAACTTCGGCACCTGACTTGAACGCTCCAAAGATCGCGCCGTATGAAACTCCGCTACTGGGATATTAAATCCCACAGCCTCCCACTCCGCCGTCCGAACCACCACCCGCATCCGATCCCTACCCATCCACCACTTCTCTCCTGGCCGATAGAGATGCCAGCTGCCGCTCATCAACATATGCGTAACCAGAATCAAATCGCCCGAAAAAAATATCAGGCACCACTTCCCCCGCGACTCCACCCTCTCCACCGTTCTTCCCACAAGTGGCGCATCGTCATTCACCCGAGCCAGCTTCGCCAGCCCAGTCTCAAACCCCGTCACTACCTTGCCACCAATCGCCTTCTGAAGCGCCCGCGCCGCCCGATAGATTGTGTCCCCTTCAGGCATTCGCTCTCACCTCACCCCTCATACCCGGCAGCGGCGGCAATCCTCTCCGCACATTGAACCCCATAGCCCCCGCCGCAAACCCCGCATCGAGCAAAATCCGCGCCATCCAATGCTCCGCCACCGCAACCCCATTCACGCTCGCAATCAACATCCCACCCCTGCCCTGCGCATCCTCCTGGTCCTGCACGCGCGACACCAGAAACTCCGCCAGAC
This Tunturibacter gelidoferens DNA region includes the following protein-coding sequences:
- a CDS encoding Fpg/Nei family DNA glycosylase, which gives rise to MPEGDTIYRAARALQKAIGGKVVTGFETGLAKLARVNDDAPLVGRTVERVESRGKWCLIFFSGDLILVTHMLMSGSWHLYRPGEKWWMGRDRMRVVVRTAEWEAVGFNIPVAEFHTARSLERSSQVPKLGPDVLSDDFTVEGGVARLAGYGRENPEAEIAVVLLNQRVLAGLGNVYKSEVAFAAGVNPFRAMRTITSLEREVMVEVSRRYMKANVVDGSSSLGGEDGIVTYSGNRRTTHSSNREERLWVYGRQGQECRRCGATVMMRKQGLQARSTYWCPECQPWVGMGETAAPVGRVAVVRRGKIGC
- a CDS encoding Crp/Fnr family transcriptional regulator encodes the protein MLAQLPDAEYEALAKFLVPVELPLGTRLSEPNEPVEFIYFLNSGLISTDALTEKGESVEVGVIGREGFSGLPALLDQPQMSHSVLMQGVGEGLRIRSSIVRDQFLKGGMLQRLVHSFAYLQLAQTSQSVLCNRMHEVDARLARWLLTSADRMESESLNLTQEFLAQMLGVQRSTVTVAAGDLQRAGVIGYSRGKINILDRPALIGRACECYSIVTSAYDRIITKKFLAELSYVE
- a CDS encoding KpsF/GutQ family sugar-phosphate isomerase; the encoded protein is MSSKATAPSDSPRPSEFVRIEAAALNELAHRLDTTLLAPFTEAINHLLQAATNQSRVIVTGIGKSGIIARKIAATLRSTGTPAHFLHAAEAIHGDLGMLTSGGVVLALSYSGETEELLRLLPTLKRLNTTLVAISGCGTSTLAQASNIFLDASVSVEACTLNLAPTASTTVMLALGDALALEVSRLRQWKVEDFADLHPGGRIGRRLARVRELMHTGDALPQVSESTPMPQVIYEMSRKKLGMTTVLKDGHLAGMISDGDLRRLLERDGSHALEHTAAEIMNSHPHTIEGSALASSALALMEDKKITSLIVVGPGSQVEGVVHLHDLWTLQLT
- a CDS encoding proline--tRNA ligase, with amino-acid sequence MHRWSQLFIPTLREAPADAEVASHKLLLRAGYIRQLGAGIYSYLFLGNRSVNKIVAIVREEMDRIGQEFLLPALNPKEVWEASGRWSGMGENMFRLKDRKGAELCLAMTHEEIVTDIARKELRSYKQLPQIWYQIQTKFRDEPRPKSGLLRVRQFLMKDAYSFDIDEAGLDISYNKHDQAYRRIFTRCGLQFVAVDADSGAMGGSASQEFMVYTDAGEDLIASSASGYAANLEKATSQLAPVDDLAPTGDGLPELVHTPGQRTIDEVGAFLNLAPVHQIKTMAYMAELKESDHAKLGKLRPVVVFLRGDHSINEAKLLLLAGGELRPMVTEEIEATFKAPAGYLGPIGLEAAPHPKKPGTLVILDKALEGRTNLIAGANKEEYHLRNVTPTRDFKSTLVADVRNIIEGELDPIGGQPLRLGTAVEIGHIFKLGNKYTTSMGASVLNRDGKEVTPIMGCYGIGIERILTAAIETSAAANQGASYVLHPAIAPFQVVVTITNVGDEALLAAGEKIAADLEAAGVDVLLDDRDERAGVKFKDADLVGIPYRINIGRGVAEGKVEFLDRLRSVTEDVAINEVTAKVSGQITSTLNNSLPAAGL
- a CDS encoding TlpA family protein disulfide reductase gives rise to the protein MKRSGLVFGVMVVGIALLLWAGWHNLRERRLAMQQAQENHVVLVPEKAGPAAQTDSQSPEAEAMQMRGKVAPGFTLVTLDGKKVSLSDYKGRPVLVNFWATWCGPCKVEMPWFEEFRKQYAAQGLEILGLADDVDAGKDAIAKVAQKTGVTYPILLTDGKIQKAYGGPDGMDYLPMSFYVDKNGVIVEETAGLGSKDEIEAHIKKIVASGATTAAGGQ
- a CDS encoding transglycosylase domain-containing protein gives rise to the protein MPVKLKYGSNARTGTKALALESRLLRIALITLLAILVVGCSVFGYFYYHYQRVVDDRIAAGPIFASVSQIYAAPREVRAGQKLSAAAIAADLRQAGYNANSHLGTYQLNADNIFIKPGPESYHNTDGATINTSGGVVQSITAENGVTLSAYELEPQLITALSEDKNRTKRRLVSYDEIPPRMVQAVIAIEDRDFFNHGGINYLRIAKCAFSDLVTHHRTCGGSTLTQQLAKNLFLSPEKRIKRKMIEILITFQLEARFNKKQIFEMYANEINLGQRGSYAINGFGEAAQTFFGKNLQQLDLAESALLAGTIQSPTRLNPYRHPERAMERRNVVLDSMVETGAITASQAQAAKAEPLRLAPPNIDASEAPYFVDLVHDQLVKHIGDQDIAHQSLRIYTSLDPELQRVASEAVEIGMKNVDELVRKLHKTPKGEQPGPITYPQVALVAINPHTGQILALVGGRNYGLSQLNHAVSQRPTGSIFKPFVYAAAYNSSLNGLSLSSEDGGGGVFTALTQLNDEETTFTYDNGRQTYTPKNLISGYKGDVTAAYALAHSLNAATVQLGQMVGFDNVAALARSSGITNARGTPSVAIGTYNATPIDMAGAYTVFANNGVHLTPWMLASVRNASGDIVSDFSPEAKQVMDPRAAYLTQSLLEGVMNYGTAAAVRGHGFTAPAAGKTGTSHDAWFAGYTSNLICIIWVGNDDYTDVKIEGAHAAEPIWTEFMKRAIQLPQYSDVKPFSPPEGITTARIDKTSNLLADSTCPSNILYAAFLDGTAPTNTCSQMSESPQNLIQKILGIGGSKSETPPPPPTTGAPIVRVTPNTPPDGNAPDTTQQPVQPKKKNFLQKIFGGGKDKDKQQPQPQPTPPPQ
- a CDS encoding protein-disulfide reductase DsbD domain-containing protein, which codes for MTGLFAGLLIALPIGLAAQQVGNLDAPVVKPKSYVVYGADQQNVVAGKRSVVELHFRVLDGYHVNSHTPKSELLIPTRIELQPATGVKAEAVEYPTGTSYSFSFDPTEKLDVYTGTFTVRLPVVAEAGTHSVDGTLRYQACDHAACYPPKSLPVQVIFTAK